ttttcttttaatttcttaatatataatataaaaagttaagatttctatatatataaatatataaatatattatattaatataatatttatttaatcttttttaattaccttaagatctttaataaaataactttataaagtatataaaaaagcttaaatagtaaaCTTCTTAACttcttaaggctatatagaaatataaaaattaattttaaaaattataatactaaagagcTTTTCTAgaaaaaactatataatttaaagattaaattcttttaaattaattatatatataattataatattattattattattaattttacttttattattatttttattcttatttataagtatataaagagataattttttatatagaaaagtctttttatttaatttaatagaattaataagtataaaagacttaactatattattaaatataatttccTTAgttttaaaaataagtatatttatataagattataatactttttttacttttctataaatagccttattactctatattaacttaataatactttaaaagattattataataagtagtataaaaaagtagatttataaatttaatataatttaaatactttatataatatatttattttatatatattaatttttaaaatttaatttaaaaagtagctttttttaattataaataatataaataaaataaaaaataatataaattaaagcttaaaataatataaaattaaatattataatattaaattataaaaaagtatattaaaagtattattaaggtttaaagaaaaagtatttttattttattatatattatataaagaaaaaaaaaaaaagaaaaaaagctattataaaattaatagtataattatataagtatataatctacttatattaataaaccttatcttatttaataattataaaaaatatctCTCTAATAGGTTTATACAGAaggggttattatattaaaaaaatgtCATATctgcacttttgggacactgctccctgtggccttccgtaggCCGTCGCTTAGGCTACTCCACAGGCTGCATGGGTTACAACACGGTACAGTCGAGAATGAGTTATGCCTCAGTGACAAGTATACTGTAGGGCTGGGTTATTGGTCTTGAGGTTGTACAGCAAAGCACGATATCTCATCGACAACACCACTTCTTTACATCTGTAGTGCCTGGACCTTTAGTTTCCCCTTCAATTCGTAACTTTACAACTTTCCTTGCATATTCATCATTCTGGCCCAAACTACCTCACATTCGCTTGGGTATCTTTGCAGTTCAAAGTGCAGCTCGCAACACATTTTGCGCTTTGACCCTGCAGATCCACAAGCGACTCCATCTTCCATCAACCAATATTCTTTCGTAACAAGCTTTATAATGTTATGCAGCCCCACGACAACAAATAAACACAAGCATTCTTATTACGAGAATTCCTTTGCAGGACCCCTCACGAATTTTGGCTTGGCGCCTATAACAGCAAACAACCCAACAAACCTGGAGGGGAGTAGATCAAATTTCAGGGTCTAGGGAACCCCCCGTACATCGAAGGACGAGTCGTTACTCTGGAACTCGTCGTTTCCAAGAAACCAATCTGAATTATAATGCTATACTATAGACAAAAAAGAGGACATCCCTAAAATCCAATAAATTTCTCTGTATCCAGAGGTTTAACTACAATTCTTTCCACCTGTTCAACATGCTTCCCTGGGGGTATGTTGGATTcgttcttgatcttgttggccAAATAGATTCCCTCGGGAATGAACCTTCTCCAATAATACTTTTCAACTTGCTCTCCAGTTGGCTTTCTCATGAAAACCCTCCACTTGTCGTTCCAGACTTGTGACGGGAAATTACTGTCATGATCCCACTGGTTACCAACATCAGATTTCCTAACAGAATCTGCTTGAAGTCCTGCAAAAGCCTCAGCTGCTTCTCGTGTAGCAGTCTCCCAAGTACTGCGGTTCTCGCATTCGGCCAAAATCGGGTTGATCCATTTCATACTACTACCCGCGAATTGCGCGTAGTCGGTCTCGCCATCTTTCACCCCAAAGGTATCTGGGTTGAGTGCAACAATGAGATTGAGTAATGACCTTCGGCTACTGACTTGCGTGGTGTATCGCTCCACGTGGACTCCTGCCTGTTGTTCTAACCAGGCTTTGGCACAGAAGCTTGGTGATATCAAGTATGCCTGGCAGAAAATAGGAAAGGCGATCCAAAAACAAATCAGATACGCATCCCAGTATTTCATTGCTGATGCACCCAAGGCTATTGCCCACTGGCCGACAATGCAGATTCGTAAGAGGTTACGAAGGATAAGGGTGCGAGTGTTGGGTGGATGACGCCCACTTCGTTCCAAAGGCCGGTTGACTAGGGAGTTGACAATTGTGCTTTCTCCCATGATGATCTTCCAGTTGCTTGTGTTCATATGCTCGGTAACAACCACAAGGCGAACGTATTCGCTCTTCTTATCAACAAGCAGCTTTCTAGGCTGATATCCAAAGAGGAGACAAACGATAGTTCCAGTGATGGGTAGAAGGACGATGAACGAAAAGGATATCCAGAGCCCGCAGAAAACGCTTG
This Fusarium poae strain DAOMC 252244 chromosome 3, whole genome shotgun sequence DNA region includes the following protein-coding sequences:
- a CDS encoding hypothetical protein (TransMembrane:4 (i193-211o217-240i304-321o327-345i)), encoding MFQEAVKRLSSAFEVYPWVSELSGILPLSALIDFIEIPTKLHVLELTGYVPLWGWAITPSGSRLLLSKPKTMCGQPLTQDCYLDRYGNSPAFEALDGLYGDRYFVNNPETLRLLLAGAKITHIQNDHTNMHDRHLTPRIQNVEIIHFVRHKQNPLSESLAEPSSKEPLQVPPFRPLLSRIRTFNKPLRKTPSLYKVTSIVGWVLWVFTATASVFCGLWISFSFIVLLPITGTIVCLLFGYQPRKLLVDKKSEYVRLVVVTEHMNTSNWKIIMGESTIVNSLVNRPLERSGRHPPNTRTLILRNLLRICIVGQWAIALGASAMKYWDAYLICFWIAFPIFCQAYLISPSFCAKAWLEQQAGVHVERYTTQVSSRRSLLNLIVALNPDTFGVKDGETDYAQFAGSSMKWINPILAECENRSTWETATREAAEAFAGLQADSVRKSDVGNQWDHDSNFPSQVWNDKWRVFMRKPTGEQVEKYYWRRFIPEGIYLANKIKNESNIPPGKHVEQVERIVVKPLDTEKFIGF